In a single window of the Streptomyces sp. HUAS ZL42 genome:
- a CDS encoding VOC family protein, whose protein sequence is MEPAAEGPRLWFRLVPEGKTVKNRVHLDLLAADPEAEAGRLTGLGATVRARHAEHVVLADPEGNEFCLYRAD, encoded by the coding sequence GTGGAACCGGCGGCGGAAGGACCCCGGCTGTGGTTCCGGCTCGTGCCGGAGGGCAAGACCGTGAAGAACCGCGTGCATCTGGACCTGCTCGCGGCCGATCCGGAAGCCGAGGCCGGCCGGCTGACCGGCCTCGGCGCCACGGTGCGGGCGCGGCACGCGGAACATGTGGTCCTGGCCGACCCGGAGGGCAACGAGTTCTGTCTGTACCGGGCGGACTGA